The nucleotide sequence GCTGTTGATTTCAGAAATTCCCCTTCTTGAAAAAGTATACACCGAATTTCACCGGTGCTTTAATTTATCGATAAAGTCCTTCATCTTACGATGACGCTCCATCACGAGGGCGAAATTAGTAGAATTTATTGACGGTGAGCTGGCCTTCATTTCCTGAAAGCTTTTATATTTCTCTTTCTTTTTCATGAGAAAGCGACATTTTATACAAACAAATATAGATAAAGCCCGGTAAAAAAGGAAAATGTAGCTAGTGGAGTCTTTCATTTCTTAATCCGTGGGCTGTGTCCCACAGCCCCTACCCAAACGCCAAAGTACCACGGTTTGAATTAATAACACTAGCCGCGCACCGAATACTAATTTTCGATAAGATTACTTGATCACTCTTTCAGAATTCTCCCCTGGAAAACTTGTCGCTTTTTTGGGCTCACGGCCTGTAAAAAAAACTACCCTGCGTACGGCCAGCGTCTGGCAAAAGGGGGCATGGAGTCCCTATCGTATGGATTCTCAAAAAGCCTCCCCGATAAAGAAGTAAAAGCCCGGGCCCTCGTTGGTCAGGGCGACATCGAGGCGGGTGTAGACGTCTTTCTTGGGGAATATCAGGAACCGCACCCCGGCCCCACCCGACCACACGATGTTGTCGAAAGAGAGCTTACGGAAATCATTGAAAACAGTACCACTGCTGCCGAACACGGCCGCTCCCCACCGTTTGGCAAAAGGGAAGGGGAGCATCCGGTATTCGACCTGAGCGGCCAGCTGGTTTTTGTCCCGAAAGCGACCCAAATAGTAGCCCCGGTTGATGCTTTCGCCCCCCAGCTGAGCCAGCTGATTGAACGGCGTGTTGCCGACGTTGAACTGACCCAGGACTTGGGCAGCCAGCACATCGCGCTCATTGATGCTTTTGTAGAACCGGTTGTCGGAAATAATTGTGGTGAAGGAGAAATCGCTGCCCCAAGTTTTGTCGTACCGCAGCAGGGCCAGCTCCGAGAAGACACCCTCCCTGACATTGAGAACATTGTGGCGCGTATCATACATCAGCCCCAGGCCAAAAGCCAGGTTGGCCGAACCGGTCCCCCGGTGGGTAGCTCTACATCCGAGGAAGAAGCCGGCACGAAACTGACGGAGCTCAACCGTTGAAAGTCCAGCTCCAGTCCGGCGTAAAAGTTGGGTAGCATCTGCCGCAAGGCCCGCTCTTTGATTTGCAGCTGTCTGGTATTGACCAACGCGACGTGCTCGGCGGGCGAATCGGGACCAATGCCATGGAAAAGCACGGGAAAGCTCTGGTAACGGAATCGGCCCGGAAATATCCATTTGTTCTTATCGGTAAACAGGTTGTGGTCAAACCAGAGCCCGTACTGGTTTTCCAGGGTAAAGAACGTGAAACCGTTGACTTCGCTGAGGCGGTTGGTGGTGTCCCCTTTGGCATAATAGACATATAGGCTGCTCAGCCCAATCTCCCAGCTGGTTTCGGGTGCATAGCCGATGGTAGGGTACACCAGAAACTGGGGCCTTGCATTGGACGAAGTGTCGTTGGCTAGACTGTTGATGTAGCGGGTAAGAAAATTTGTTTTCTGGGCCCAGGCCGAGGTTTGACACAGAAGGGCATATAAAGCAAGGGTTAGCAACCAATTTTTCATAGAGATTAGGATACAATACTGTTAAACTGACTCGCGGGACGGTACCATCGACCTATTAACACGCAGCGGAACCTTTTGATTGGATAAGCCGGTAAAATGGGCAAGGTACTGTCTGGTACCCCCGCGACGCCTCTGGCCGAAGCCCTGTCCCACGGCCCGGAATCCAACTTCCGGAAGAGGTACCTTACCCGGCTGTCAAAGCTCCTTCCGGTCCGCAGGTGGCAGCTTTTCCTGTCTGGCCAGGTCGTCCAGCCAACGCATGCGGTAGGCATTCATGGCCGTCTTGCCCAGGCTGTCGATGAGCCGGTAGTTGACCACCAGCCCCACGGCGGCTCCCACGCCGGGGATGAGCTGGGCCATCTTGGCCAGGTCGATGTAGTCGCGGTACTCGAGCTGGAAGGTGAGCCAGTCAAACTGGTTGATGTCGTCGGGCAGGAGTTGGCTTTGCTCATCCCACCGCTCCATCTGTCCATACACCTCCCGACGCCGCTCCTGGCTCGAAAAAGCCAGCTGGAAAATGTGCAGAATGTAGAGCCGCTCGCGGTAGTCGTCGATGGGGTACCCGTAAAGGGCCGCTATTTCGAATAGCATTTTCATTTTGATGGCCAGCAGCAGCGGGAAGTCGGCCATCGCCAGCCAGAAGCCCCCCGCGCCAGTGAGCGCACCTTCAGTCGCCCCGGTTTTCTTATAAAATCCGATCCGATCCCGCACGTCTGCCTCGCGCACTTGCAAAGACGCATCGGTGTCCGGCAGGCGGGTGGTGTACCCCGCGCCGTAGAGTACTCCCCGGGTCATCTGCTTAATGGTCGCCGTTACGGCCTGGTGTACCTTGGCGGGTATGATGCGATTGAGGCGCCGCTGCACCGCCTTGGCCAGCCGGTTGGCTGCCGACGGGGGGCGCTGCATTTTTTGCTGCCACTGCAGCAGCTCGTGCCGGGTGAGTTCTTCGTAAAGCGTCATGGTGTTTTGAAATCAAGGTACCTTGGTAGGGCAAGGTCACTCAATATACTACTTTTCAGGTCAGTCGCTTTGCTTTTTTTCTCTTTTGACAGGTCATGTCAACCCTTTTCAAAACAGAACCGTGTACGGCTTATATCCAGCCTGAGCCCAATCAAACGGTGGAAATTTGAAATAAAGGATTCAAAAGCTATATTTCAATCTGATTCTGGATTCAAAAACCCTACCCCTTATGCATAAAACACTTTACGCCTTGTCACTCCTGGCGGTCGGCTGCACCCAACAGCCCGCTGAACAGGCAAAAAATCCCTTCTCCTCCGGCCAATGGATAGACCTGAGCTACGAATTTTCGGACGAAACCCCGTACTGGCCCACCAGCGGGCCCTTTCGCCTGAATACGGATTTCGAAGGCATCACCCCCGGCGGGTATTACTATTCGGCCTACAACTTCTGCGCGGCCGAACACGGGGGTACCCACCTGGATGCGCCGGTCCATTTTGCCGAGGGTAAGTGGAGTACTGAGCAAATCCCCCTGGAAAACCTGACGGGCGATGCTGTCGTAATCGATGTTTCAGAAAAAGCCCGTACCAATTCGGATTACCAGGTTACCGTCGGCGATATTGAAGCCTGGGAAAAAACCAACGGCCCGATTCCCGACCAGGCGATCGTTTTGTTTCGGACGGGGCATGGTACCTTGTATCCGGATGCCAAAAATTATTTAGGTACCGACGAACGGGGCGCGGAAGCCGTAGCCAAACTACATTTTCCGGGCATCGATCCGGAGGCGGCCGAGTGGCTCGTGGGTAACCGGAAAATCAAAGCCGTAGGGATCGACACCGCCAGCATCGACTTCGGCCAGTCGAAGGACTTTAAAACCCACCAGCTATTTTACGGGGCCAACATCCCGGGTTTTGAGAATGTCGCCAATCTGGATAAGGTACCCACGAAAGGGGCGTATGTGGTGGCTCTTCCCATGAAGATAAAAGGCGGCAGCGGGGCACCGCTGAGAATCGTTGCCTGGTTGCAGGATTGAGTACCTACCCTACCTTTCACAAAGTAAAAAAAACGAATTAGCAACCGGGTAGGGATTCGGCAGAGAAATACGTGAGATTTGACCTCTGATAATACGCAATCAACGAAGGTATGAGCCGCCTTGCATTCTGTCTGCTATTTTTTATCGCGGCCTGCGGTACTACCCCCGCCCAGACGGCCTCGCCCCAGCAGTCCTTGAATCAATACGTGGCTTTTCTGAACCAGTCGGTGGAAGAGGTAATCCGCCGGTTCGACATGGTGCGCGCTTACCAGGAAGATGTGACCCGTTATCGGAACAAGCCTGATTTCCTGTTGAGGTTGGCTTCTTCGGGGCCGTTGGAAGAATTTTATTACCAAAAAGCCTTGGCGGGCAGCGGACTGACCGCCAGCGAAAAACAACACCTCAACGCCGGTACCGAAGCGCTCTGGCAGCTGCTCACCCAACTAGATCAAACCGGCAAAGCCCTGGAAACCTACGTCCGGCTGAAAAACTACCAGAACGACAATCTTCGCCAGTCCGATCAATTGATTAGCGAAATGCAGGCTCATTTTTTGGCGTTCAGCCGGGATAAAACCGCGCTTTTTGAGCAGATTCAGAGCGTGTACCGTCATTACCTACCGACCTCGCCTACCGACCCCTACCTGGCCACCGAAAAAGATATGGAGCAAATCCTACTGAGTCAGCAGCAACTACTCGATTCGCTGCCGTACTACCTGCAGGAAGATCAACCCACCGTATGGCCTGTGGACCGGGTGCAGGCAAGTATGCTGGCCGATGAAAAATGGTTGGGTACTTTTGGTAAGGCTCAATCAAAAATTGCCTACCCTGCTTCCGATATGGTGAATGCTTTCAAATCGGAACTCCTGGCCATACAGGCCGTAAAGCAGCGAGCCATTGACGAAAACACCTATGCCGCCCGGCAGTCGGCCCACTATGGCAATGGGGTTTATCTGTCGTTGATCAAACAGTACAATCAGGGTCTGCTGGGCATTCATCGCAGTTTTGTCCTGTACAGCAAATCGGCCCGTCCGCTACTCGACTATCCGTCGTATAGCCCAGTCTTTACACCGCAGTCTTCCCAATCGGTCGCTCCGACCACAGCCCGGACGGTACCTTTTCAAGACAAACCCCGTCCCGACTTTACCCTCAAACCGTCCGCCACTCCGGCTTCCCGCGCGCTGTTTGAAACCCTGAATGGCTACGTGGAATGGATCAATGAGTCGCTGCGGCAGATGCATACCTTACAGGTACTTGTGCGCAACTATCAGCAGTCGGCCGAATATTACCGTGATCCGGCCCGCGCTTCGCAACGGGCAAACCTCACGTATTCCCACGAGGACTTTAAGGTACCTCTTTCGGCCTATCAGCTCCTGATGACCCACAGCACATCCTTACCCGGACCGTACCGCACGGCGGTTCAGGATCAGGCGGAGGTACTTAGGAGTATGTTACAGGAAATGGATGGCCTGAGCATTGAGTTGATTTCGTACACCCGTGAAAAACAGTATTTGCAGGATCGATTGACCCGTTCCGATGCCATACTGAACCGTTACGCCCATCTGTTCGATACGTTCGATCAAAAGAAAGAGCAGCTATATACCGACATCAGGCGCATTTATGAAAGCTACCCGGCAGCTAGTCCCACCAGTTCGTGGCAGGTAGCCGGGCATGCTTTACAGCGTACGCTGGATGAGGATCATGAAATTTTGTTTGGCGTAAAAGGGTACCTGAAAGGGGAAGCCAATCAGCTACCCGGCACCACCCGGGCAGAAACCAGCGCCCGGCAACTGATTGCCGATGAGTACCAGAACCTGAAGGGGTTGCCGCGCTATGGGCGGAGTAATGGCCTGTGTCCCTACTCGCCCTACGAAGACCTGGCCGAGAACACATCCCGTTTCGCTGGCATGGCACAGGCCGTCAAGCCCGTCCCGGCCAATTATACCCGGCACCCGTACGAATCCTTTTACTACTTCTACAACAATGAGCTGGTTTATCAGTACAACAAGTTCAGCGAACTGGCGGCCGGGAAAAACATCCTGTTGCTCAAAGCAGTTCGACAACCCGACCTCTTCATTCTCCAACGCTTTCCTGCCCGGGCGGCAGTAGCGGCCAACACCCGACCTTCCGCCAAGCAAGGGGTACCTGACAACAAGCCGATTGTAGAAAACAAACCAGCCGAAAAACTTTCCGGGAAGCCCGCGAATGAATCCATCGCAGCAATTGATCCACAAAAGCCACAGATAGTTCGCGACACGGTTTATATAAAAGAAACCCGGGTAGATACCGTTTACATCGACCGAACCGATCAGCGGGAGGTCACGCGTTCCTTGGCCGGTTTTGCAGCGAACAACATGATTTTGCTGCTGGATGTGTCGGGATCAATGGATTCGCCGGTCAAACTACCTTTGCTGAAGCGCTCCATCAAATCGTTGCTCCCGCTGCTCCGTCCCGAGGATCAACTCTCGATCGTGGTGTATTCGGGCAAGGCCCGGATTGCCCTTAAACCTACCTCGGGCGCCGAAACGGCCATGATCGCCCGGGTCATCGACCAACTCAGCTCGACCGGCGAAACGGATGGAAACGGCGGGCTCACGCTGGCTTACAAGGTAGCCAACAAACAATACATCCGGGCGGGAAACAACCGGATTATTCTGGCCACCGATGGCGAGTTTCCCGTCAGCAATGAAGTACTTCAACTGATTGACGAGAACGCCCGCCAGGATATTTTTCTGACGGTATTTACTTTTGGTCGAAATCCGTTTATGGGGAAAAATCTCAAAAAACTCAGTCAGGCAGGCAGGGGTACCTATACCCACGTTACCGACCAAACGGCTGATTTGCAGCTTATTCTGGAAGCCCAGGCGAAGCAGGTACCTTCTAAATAATAGCAGTTTGGCAGCTAGGGCTTGTTAGCCGATTCGCTAACTCAATCTCGTTTCCTGATCAGCCCCTCCTGCACCACGGAGGCTACCAACTGCCCCTGCTGATCGAACACGCTGCCCCGGGTGAAGCCGCGCGCATTAGAGGCGCTGGGGCTATCGAGTGCATAAAGCAGCCACTCATCGATGCGAAAAGAGCGGTGAAACCACATGGCGTGGTCCAGGCTGGCGAGGAACAGTTCGTTGGGTTTTACCTTATCCCAATGGGGCAAGGTAGCGGTAGTCAGCAGATTATAATCGGAGGCATAAGCCAGAATCGCCTGGTGCAGCCGGATGTCGTCGGGTAGCTCGCCCTTGGCCTTCACCCACACGTGCCGAAACGGCGCGTACTCCTTACCCGACATCGGGTTCAACTTTTCGACCGGGCGAAATTCCAACGGCCGGGGAAAGGTGAGACTCCGGTAAATTTCCGGAGCTGCTTCTTTGAATACCTCCGCGAGCTTCTCGTCCGACACCAGCATGTCGGGCGAAGGTACATTGGGCATACTGATCTGATGGTCCAACCCTTCCTGCACCGACTGAAACGACGCGCCCATGCTGAAAATGGGGGTACCTTTCTGGATCGCGACAACGCGGCGGGTGGAGAAACTCCCCCCGTCCCGGATGCGGTCGACTTCATAAATGATCGGCTGGCTGATATCACCCGCTAGAATGAAATAGGCCTGCATGGAATGTACCAGCCGGTCGTCGGGTACGGTACGCTGACAGGCGTTCAGGGCCTGCGCCAGTACCTGTCCGCCAAACACCCGTTTCCAGGGCGCCTGGTAATTGGCCCCCCGATAAATATTTTCCTCAATTTTTTCGAGGTTAAGAAGGTCGATCAATTCCTGGACGTTGGTCATTTTGGGGCTATTGGCTGTTAGCCATTGGCTGATGGCTTAATGATTATTATAAGTTATTTATTCGCTATCAAGATAAGAGCCTTCCTCGGTCTTGGTGGAGTTGGCGATCATGCGGTTGATCTCCTCCATTTCCCGAGGCGTCAGATTCCGCCATTTTCCGACGGGAAGGTTATCGAGTGTCACGTTCATGATGCGCACCCGTTTGAGACGGGTTACCGAATAACCCAGGTAGGTGCACATGCGTCGGATCTGGCGATTCAGGCCCTGAGTCAAAATAATTCGGAAAGTATGGCGGCTTAGTTGCTCCACCAAGCACTTTTGCGTCACCGTATCCAGAATAGGTACCCCATTCTGCATTTTCCTGATAAATTCGGCCGTAATCGGCCGATCCACGGCCACTTCGTACTCTTTCTCATGTTGATTGCCAGCCCGCAGGATTTTGTTCACAATATCGCCATTGCTCGTCAAAAAGATGAGTCCTTCGGAGGGTTTATCCAGCCGGCCTATTGGGAATATGCGCTCAGGATGATGGATGTAATCAATAATATTTCCCTTGATGTGGCGCTCCGTGGTGCAGGTAATGCCCACAGGTTTATTGAACGCAATATATACCTCGGCTTTCTTTTGAGGGTTGATCGATTTTCCCCCTACCCTTACCTCATCGGCTGATGTTGCTTTATCACCCAGCACGGCTACGCGTCCGTTAATAGTGACCTTGCCCTGTTCGATCCACTTATCCGCTTCCCGCCTCGAGCAGAATCCTGTCTCGCTGATGAATTTGTTTAGCCGGGTACCTTGCTCCTGTTCCATACCTACCGCATTGATTATCTTTTTCCGATCTCCTGCCACGTTTCTACATCGTGTAAAAAAACGTTAAAATCTACGTATCCCCTAATTCCGTCCGCCACGCCCCGTTCGCTGTGCTGCCAGAACAATACGTTGGTACTTTCGGCCAGGTCGTTCAAATGTACCCGGGAGTACCCCGCCAGCCAGAGAGGATATTCGTCAAAATTTCCGGCGATGTATTTCTGGTAAAAATGCTCGTTGGTGTAGATGATCGGACGCACCCTGTACTGCTTTTCGATAATACTCAGCCAGTTGCCTACCCCTTTGATGATGATTTCGGGTGGCTTACCCGCTTCAATTTCCAGATCCAGCACGGGTGGCAAATCACCGGCCTGCATCGTAACCCGCTTAATAAAATTCTCCGCCTGCAAATTGGAATATACCCTCGGGTTGTAGAAATGGTACGCGCCCCGCCGCATACCCACCCGGCGTGCTTCGCGCCAGTTGCGGGCAAACTCCCGATCGAAATGCGTTGCACCTTCGGTAGCTTTGAGGTATACAAAATCGATGCGCACGCTACCGCCCTGTACTTTTTTAAGTTTATCCCAGTCGATACGGGCATTGTGATGCGATACATCGATGCCATGAATGGCATAACGCAACGGCAGGCGAATCCCGAAGCTGCGCACGTAAGTCCATTCGTTTTCATTCCGATGGCTCAGCCACCAGATCCCCAGCGAAACAACCAGCACTACGCCCCCCAAAATAAGCCATCCTTTCAGTGGAAGTGGTGGGTTTCGGGGTGGTTTTGTCAAAATTGTTTTCTTTCGTTTATGCGCCATGCCGGGGCGAAATTATAAAAAAAGCCGCTCCAACAGGAGCGGCTTTTTTTATATTATAATAGTAAAACCGATTATTTGTTGGGCTGTGGTGTGTAGCGCAAATAAGGTTTAACCATTTTTACTCCC is from Salmonirosea aquatica and encodes:
- a CDS encoding BamA/TamA family outer membrane protein — its product is MYDTRHNVLNVREGVFSELALLRYDKTWGSDFSFTTIISDNRFYKSINERDVLAAQVLGQFNVGNTPFNQLAQLGGESINRGYYLGRFRDKNQLAAQVEYRMLPFPFAKRWGAAVFGSSGTVFNDFRKLSFDNIVWSGGAGVRFLIFPKKDVYTRLDVALTNEGPGFYFFIGEAF
- a CDS encoding EcsC family protein is translated as MTLYEELTRHELLQWQQKMQRPPSAANRLAKAVQRRLNRIIPAKVHQAVTATIKQMTRGVLYGAGYTTRLPDTDASLQVREADVRDRIGFYKKTGATEGALTGAGGFWLAMADFPLLLAIKMKMLFEIAALYGYPIDDYRERLYILHIFQLAFSSQERRREVYGQMERWDEQSQLLPDDINQFDWLTFQLEYRDYIDLAKMAQLIPGVGAAVGLVVNYRLIDSLGKTAMNAYRMRWLDDLARQEKLPPADRKEL
- a CDS encoding cyclase family protein produces the protein MHKTLYALSLLAVGCTQQPAEQAKNPFSSGQWIDLSYEFSDETPYWPTSGPFRLNTDFEGITPGGYYYSAYNFCAAEHGGTHLDAPVHFAEGKWSTEQIPLENLTGDAVVIDVSEKARTNSDYQVTVGDIEAWEKTNGPIPDQAIVLFRTGHGTLYPDAKNYLGTDERGAEAVAKLHFPGIDPEAAEWLVGNRKIKAVGIDTASIDFGQSKDFKTHQLFYGANIPGFENVANLDKVPTKGAYVVALPMKIKGGSGAPLRIVAWLQD
- a CDS encoding vWA domain-containing protein → MSRLAFCLLFFIAACGTTPAQTASPQQSLNQYVAFLNQSVEEVIRRFDMVRAYQEDVTRYRNKPDFLLRLASSGPLEEFYYQKALAGSGLTASEKQHLNAGTEALWQLLTQLDQTGKALETYVRLKNYQNDNLRQSDQLISEMQAHFLAFSRDKTALFEQIQSVYRHYLPTSPTDPYLATEKDMEQILLSQQQLLDSLPYYLQEDQPTVWPVDRVQASMLADEKWLGTFGKAQSKIAYPASDMVNAFKSELLAIQAVKQRAIDENTYAARQSAHYGNGVYLSLIKQYNQGLLGIHRSFVLYSKSARPLLDYPSYSPVFTPQSSQSVAPTTARTVPFQDKPRPDFTLKPSATPASRALFETLNGYVEWINESLRQMHTLQVLVRNYQQSAEYYRDPARASQRANLTYSHEDFKVPLSAYQLLMTHSTSLPGPYRTAVQDQAEVLRSMLQEMDGLSIELISYTREKQYLQDRLTRSDAILNRYAHLFDTFDQKKEQLYTDIRRIYESYPAASPTSSWQVAGHALQRTLDEDHEILFGVKGYLKGEANQLPGTTRAETSARQLIADEYQNLKGLPRYGRSNGLCPYSPYEDLAENTSRFAGMAQAVKPVPANYTRHPYESFYYFYNNELVYQYNKFSELAAGKNILLLKAVRQPDLFILQRFPARAAVAANTRPSAKQGVPDNKPIVENKPAEKLSGKPANESIAAIDPQKPQIVRDTVYIKETRVDTVYIDRTDQREVTRSLAGFAANNMILLLDVSGSMDSPVKLPLLKRSIKSLLPLLRPEDQLSIVVYSGKARIALKPTSGAETAMIARVIDQLSSTGETDGNGGLTLAYKVANKQYIRAGNNRIILATDGEFPVSNEVLQLIDENARQDIFLTVFTFGRNPFMGKNLKKLSQAGRGTYTHVTDQTADLQLILEAQAKQVPSK
- the tesB gene encoding acyl-CoA thioesterase II, which codes for MTNVQELIDLLNLEKIEENIYRGANYQAPWKRVFGGQVLAQALNACQRTVPDDRLVHSMQAYFILAGDISQPIIYEVDRIRDGGSFSTRRVVAIQKGTPIFSMGASFQSVQEGLDHQISMPNVPSPDMLVSDEKLAEVFKEAAPEIYRSLTFPRPLEFRPVEKLNPMSGKEYAPFRHVWVKAKGELPDDIRLHQAILAYASDYNLLTTATLPHWDKVKPNELFLASLDHAMWFHRSFRIDEWLLYALDSPSASNARGFTRGSVFDQQGQLVASVVQEGLIRKRD
- the rluF gene encoding 23S rRNA pseudouridine(2604) synthase RluF, whose product is MEQEQGTRLNKFISETGFCSRREADKWIEQGKVTINGRVAVLGDKATSADEVRVGGKSINPQKKAEVYIAFNKPVGITCTTERHIKGNIIDYIHHPERIFPIGRLDKPSEGLIFLTSNGDIVNKILRAGNQHEKEYEVAVDRPITAEFIRKMQNGVPILDTVTQKCLVEQLSRHTFRIILTQGLNRQIRRMCTYLGYSVTRLKRVRIMNVTLDNLPVGKWRNLTPREMEEINRMIANSTKTEEGSYLDSE
- a CDS encoding glycoside hydrolase family 25 protein gives rise to the protein MTKPPRNPPLPLKGWLILGGVVLVVSLGIWWLSHRNENEWTYVRSFGIRLPLRYAIHGIDVSHHNARIDWDKLKKVQGGSVRIDFVYLKATEGATHFDREFARNWREARRVGMRRGAYHFYNPRVYSNLQAENFIKRVTMQAGDLPPVLDLEIEAGKPPEIIIKGVGNWLSIIEKQYRVRPIIYTNEHFYQKYIAGNFDEYPLWLAGYSRVHLNDLAESTNVLFWQHSERGVADGIRGYVDFNVFLHDVETWQEIGKR